CCGCCTTTGCCTACAATTCCATACGTATGGGATGGCGCAACCCCTGACACCCAACTCCCAACTCCCATTTTGAAACCTTCTTCCACAGTGAGGCGTATCGAGCAGTGGAGAGAGACATGACAACGGCGGCGGCCAGGCCGGCCGCGGAGGCGTTGCCCCAGGAAGACGCGATAGTTCGCGCGGCATGTGCCGGCAACCCTCGTGCGTTCAACGGTCTGGTGCAGCTCTATCAGCGACGGCTGTACAACTACACATACCGAATGGTCGGTAATGCGGACGACGCCTGCGACATCACTCAGGAGGCGTTCGTACGGGCATGGCGCAACATCGCTTCGTTCCGCGTGGGCGAGCCGATCGCACCATGGCTTTATCGCATTGCACACAACCTTTGCATCGATCATTTGCGCCGAAAGCCGAACACGCTGTCTCTCGATGTGGAAATGGAAGAAGGAAGGGACCCGGCGGATAAAACCGCTGACCCTGAAAGGTCCGCCCAGGATTGCGAAACGCGCCGCGTCATCAACGCCGCCATCGCGGACCTTCCTGAGAAATACCGCGCTGTGATGTTGCTTCGGCATGGCCGGGGGATGCCGCTCGAAGAGATTGCGGAATCGCTGAGCCTGCCGCTGAATACGGTGAAAGTTCACCTGTTCCGGGCCAGAGAACAAATGAGGACCCGGTTGCAGGGTGTTTTGGAGGTCGGAGAATGATGACGCGTTGGAGCGGAATCAGGCCAACCCGGAGCGTCATCAGATGGCCCGGCAACCTGGAGGTGAAGTCATGACGTGCGATCAGGCAACGTTCATGCTGGAGCGTCGCTGGGATAAGACGCTCACCGGCGAAGAAGAGCGGGCACTGGATTCCCATATCCAGGGCTGCGCGGTGTGCCGCACCGAGGCCGAAGCCATCGCCTTCGCCGATGCCACGTTTCTGCAGCTGCCGGAGTGCAAGCCCCCCATCGATATCGCCGCCGCCGTTTCGAAGCGCATCGCCGGCGAAGCCCCCGCGGAACCCAGACGGGCGTTGTTCTGGGGCGCCGTTTTCGCCATCGCCGCCGTCGCGGCGGCCATATGGCAGTTCGGTATCCCCATCCCCGCGGCCGTGTTCGCCAGCCCGTATTACGCCTCCGCGCACAGCATTTTCGCAACGGCCTCGGAAGCCGTGGTGCAATGGCTCCGGCCAATGATCTCCATCGCGCGATCTCTCAGCCCGGCGGCGCCCGCCATTCTCCCCGTACTGGGGGTGGCGGCGGCCGCTGAGACTGTGGTGCTGGGCCGCTGGCTGGTCCGCCGGACGCCGCAAGGGCAGCTGCCGGGTCGGGTATAGGAGCAAGACGATGAACAAGATGATCACTGTGTTGGCGTTGGGCGTGGCGCTGGGAATGCGCGCTCTGGCCCAGGATCCGGTGGCTCCTCCCGCCGCTCGAACCGATGCGCCGCCCTCCGCGGAACAGATCGACCGGCTCAACAAACAGCTGGAGGAAATGCGCAAACAACTGGACGCCACGCAGGCCCAGATAAAGACGCTGA
The DNA window shown above is from Armatimonadota bacterium and carries:
- a CDS encoding sigma-70 family RNA polymerase sigma factor translates to MTTAAARPAAEALPQEDAIVRAACAGNPRAFNGLVQLYQRRLYNYTYRMVGNADDACDITQEAFVRAWRNIASFRVGEPIAPWLYRIAHNLCIDHLRRKPNTLSLDVEMEEGRDPADKTADPERSAQDCETRRVINAAIADLPEKYRAVMLLRHGRGMPLEEIAESLSLPLNTVKVHLFRAREQMRTRLQGVLEVGE
- a CDS encoding zf-HC2 domain-containing protein codes for the protein MTCDQATFMLERRWDKTLTGEEERALDSHIQGCAVCRTEAEAIAFADATFLQLPECKPPIDIAAAVSKRIAGEAPAEPRRALFWGAVFAIAAVAAAIWQFGIPIPAAVFASPYYASAHSIFATASEAVVQWLRPMISIARSLSPAAPAILPVLGVAAAAETVVLGRWLVRRTPQGQLPGRV